From Bos javanicus breed banteng chromosome 5, ARS-OSU_banteng_1.0, whole genome shotgun sequence, the proteins below share one genomic window:
- the RAD52 gene encoding DNA repair protein RAD52 homolog isoform X3, producing MSGTEEAVLGGHDSRPAGGSPVLCFGQYQYTVEEHQAIQNALRQRLGPEYISSRMAGGGQKVSYIEGHRVINLANEMFGYNGWAHSITQQNVGERALLALPPPAGRAADFVDLNNGKFYVGVCAFVRVQLKPPLEVDLSNAKRQDFEPSVEQARYSSCQQNATLEPPKAQEVTSPCRLSHSAGPHAMTQGDKESSSRSLAPGTAESEATLQRKLRQKQLQQQFREQMERQQRAATSALPAGRTDQAQPPLVPAAKPSLPRTHSPPEPLTQRDLLPDSLEMWDMALDAEDSVLRPLLKPEPPQTPAISVLKNHMETQNRIPPSLCHQNPQAQSGPWHLQTPSLNQHTTGDCDSSRKNQDMKKRKLDPP from the exons ATGTCCGGGACTGAGGAAGCAGTCCTTGGAGGCCATGACAGCCGGCCTGCCGGTGGCAGCCCCGTGTTATGCTTCGGTCAG TACCAGTACACAGTGGAAGAACACCAGGCTATCCAGAACGCCCTGAGGCAAAGGCTGGGCCCAGAGTACATCAGTAGCCGCATGGCTGGAGGAGGCCAGAAG GTGTCTTACATCGAGGGTCACAGGGTCATTAATCTGGCCAATGAAATGTTTGGCTACAACGGCTGGGCGCACTCCATCACACAGCAGAACGTGGGTGAGCGCGCCCTCCTGGCATTGCCGCCTCCCGCCGGACGCGCCGCGG ATTTTGTTGACCTTAACAATGGCAAGTTCTACGTGGGCGTCTGTGCGTTTGTGCGAGTCCAGCTGAAG CCGCCTCTTGAAGTGGATTTAAGTAACGCAAAGAGACAAGATTTTGAACCATCTGTTGAACAAGCCAGATATAGCAGCTGCCAACAGAATGCGACTCTGGAACCCCCTAAAGCCCAGGAGGTGACCTCACCTTGCAGACTGAGCCACTCAGCTGGCCCCCATGCTATGACGCAGGGGGACAAGGAGAGCAGCTCCAG AAGCCTGGCCCCTGGTACCGCAGAGAGCGAAGCCACGCTCCAGCGGAAGCTCCGGCagaagcagctgcagcagcagttcCGCGAACAGATGGAGAGACAGCAGCGGGCCGCCACCTCTGCTCTGCCCGCCGGAAGGACCGACCAGG CGCAGCCGCCACTGGTGCCTGCTGCCAAGCCCAGCCTCCCCAGGACCCACTCACCTCCAGAGCCACTCACCCAGAGAGACCTGCTCCCAG ACAGTCTTGAAATGTGGGACATGGCTTTGGATGCAGAGGACAGCGTGCTCAGGCCCTTGTTGAAACCAGAACCACCGCAGACCCCTGCCATCTCGGTCCTAAAGAACCACATGGAGACCCAGAACAGGATCCCACCAAGCCTTTGCCACCAGAATCCACAGGCACAGTCTGGACCCTGGCACCTCCAAACTCCCAGCCTTAACCAACACACCACAG gcgACTGTGATTCCTCTAGGAAGAATCAGgacatgaagaaaaggaaactggaTCCACCTTAA
- the RAD52 gene encoding DNA repair protein RAD52 homolog isoform X1 — MSGTEEAVLGGHDSRPAGGSPVLCFGQYQYTVEEHQAIQNALRQRLGPEYISSRMAGGGQKVSYIEGHRVINLANEMFGYNGWAHSITQQNVGERALLALPPPAGRAADFVDLNNGKFYVGVCAFVRVQLKDGSYHEDVGYGVSEGLKSKALSLEKARKEAVTDGLKRALRSFGNALGNCILDKDYLRSLNKLPRQPPLEVDLSNAKRQDFEPSVEQARYSSCQQNATLEPPKAQEVTSPCRLSHSAGPHAMTQGDKESSSRSLAPGTAESEATLQRKLRQKQLQQQFREQMERQQRAATSALPAGRTDQAQPPLVPAAKPSLPRTHSPPEPLTQRDLLPDSLEMWDMALDAEDSVLRPLLKPEPPQTPAISVLKNHMETQNRIPPSLCHQNPQAQSGPWHLQTPSLNQHTTGDCDSSRKNQDMKKRKLDPP, encoded by the exons ATGTCCGGGACTGAGGAAGCAGTCCTTGGAGGCCATGACAGCCGGCCTGCCGGTGGCAGCCCCGTGTTATGCTTCGGTCAG TACCAGTACACAGTGGAAGAACACCAGGCTATCCAGAACGCCCTGAGGCAAAGGCTGGGCCCAGAGTACATCAGTAGCCGCATGGCTGGAGGAGGCCAGAAG GTGTCTTACATCGAGGGTCACAGGGTCATTAATCTGGCCAATGAAATGTTTGGCTACAACGGCTGGGCGCACTCCATCACACAGCAGAACGTGGGTGAGCGCGCCCTCCTGGCATTGCCGCCTCCCGCCGGACGCGCCGCGG ATTTTGTTGACCTTAACAATGGCAAGTTCTACGTGGGCGTCTGTGCGTTTGTGCGAGTCCAGCTGAAG GATGGCTCATATCATGAAGACGTGGGCTACGGTGTCAGCGAGGGCCTCAAGTCAAAGGCCTTGTCCTTGGAGAAGGCCAGGAAGGAGGCAGTAACAGATGGGCTGAAGCGGGCGCTGAG AAGTTTTGGGAATGCACTTGGAAACTGTATTCTGGACAAAGACTATCTGAGGTCACTGAACAAGCTTCCACGCCAG CCGCCTCTTGAAGTGGATTTAAGTAACGCAAAGAGACAAGATTTTGAACCATCTGTTGAACAAGCCAGATATAGCAGCTGCCAACAGAATGCGACTCTGGAACCCCCTAAAGCCCAGGAGGTGACCTCACCTTGCAGACTGAGCCACTCAGCTGGCCCCCATGCTATGACGCAGGGGGACAAGGAGAGCAGCTCCAG AAGCCTGGCCCCTGGTACCGCAGAGAGCGAAGCCACGCTCCAGCGGAAGCTCCGGCagaagcagctgcagcagcagttcCGCGAACAGATGGAGAGACAGCAGCGGGCCGCCACCTCTGCTCTGCCCGCCGGAAGGACCGACCAGG CGCAGCCGCCACTGGTGCCTGCTGCCAAGCCCAGCCTCCCCAGGACCCACTCACCTCCAGAGCCACTCACCCAGAGAGACCTGCTCCCAG ACAGTCTTGAAATGTGGGACATGGCTTTGGATGCAGAGGACAGCGTGCTCAGGCCCTTGTTGAAACCAGAACCACCGCAGACCCCTGCCATCTCGGTCCTAAAGAACCACATGGAGACCCAGAACAGGATCCCACCAAGCCTTTGCCACCAGAATCCACAGGCACAGTCTGGACCCTGGCACCTCCAAACTCCCAGCCTTAACCAACACACCACAG gcgACTGTGATTCCTCTAGGAAGAATCAGgacatgaagaaaaggaaactggaTCCACCTTAA
- the RAD52 gene encoding DNA repair protein RAD52 homolog isoform X4, translating to MSGTEEAVLGGHDSRPAGGSPVLCFGQYQYTVEEHQAIQNALRQRLGPEYISSRMAGGGQKVSYIEGHRVINLANEMFGYNGWAHSITQQNVDFVDLNNGKFYVGVCAFVRVQLKPPLEVDLSNAKRQDFEPSVEQARYSSCQQNATLEPPKAQEVTSPCRLSHSAGPHAMTQGDKESSSRSLAPGTAESEATLQRKLRQKQLQQQFREQMERQQRAATSALPAGRTDQAQPPLVPAAKPSLPRTHSPPEPLTQRDLLPDSLEMWDMALDAEDSVLRPLLKPEPPQTPAISVLKNHMETQNRIPPSLCHQNPQAQSGPWHLQTPSLNQHTTGDCDSSRKNQDMKKRKLDPP from the exons ATGTCCGGGACTGAGGAAGCAGTCCTTGGAGGCCATGACAGCCGGCCTGCCGGTGGCAGCCCCGTGTTATGCTTCGGTCAG TACCAGTACACAGTGGAAGAACACCAGGCTATCCAGAACGCCCTGAGGCAAAGGCTGGGCCCAGAGTACATCAGTAGCCGCATGGCTGGAGGAGGCCAGAAG GTGTCTTACATCGAGGGTCACAGGGTCATTAATCTGGCCAATGAAATGTTTGGCTACAACGGCTGGGCGCACTCCATCACACAGCAGAACGTGG ATTTTGTTGACCTTAACAATGGCAAGTTCTACGTGGGCGTCTGTGCGTTTGTGCGAGTCCAGCTGAAG CCGCCTCTTGAAGTGGATTTAAGTAACGCAAAGAGACAAGATTTTGAACCATCTGTTGAACAAGCCAGATATAGCAGCTGCCAACAGAATGCGACTCTGGAACCCCCTAAAGCCCAGGAGGTGACCTCACCTTGCAGACTGAGCCACTCAGCTGGCCCCCATGCTATGACGCAGGGGGACAAGGAGAGCAGCTCCAG AAGCCTGGCCCCTGGTACCGCAGAGAGCGAAGCCACGCTCCAGCGGAAGCTCCGGCagaagcagctgcagcagcagttcCGCGAACAGATGGAGAGACAGCAGCGGGCCGCCACCTCTGCTCTGCCCGCCGGAAGGACCGACCAGG CGCAGCCGCCACTGGTGCCTGCTGCCAAGCCCAGCCTCCCCAGGACCCACTCACCTCCAGAGCCACTCACCCAGAGAGACCTGCTCCCAG ACAGTCTTGAAATGTGGGACATGGCTTTGGATGCAGAGGACAGCGTGCTCAGGCCCTTGTTGAAACCAGAACCACCGCAGACCCCTGCCATCTCGGTCCTAAAGAACCACATGGAGACCCAGAACAGGATCCCACCAAGCCTTTGCCACCAGAATCCACAGGCACAGTCTGGACCCTGGCACCTCCAAACTCCCAGCCTTAACCAACACACCACAG gcgACTGTGATTCCTCTAGGAAGAATCAGgacatgaagaaaaggaaactggaTCCACCTTAA
- the RAD52 gene encoding DNA repair protein RAD52 homolog isoform X2 — MSGTEEAVLGGHDSRPAGGSPVLCFGQYQYTVEEHQAIQNALRQRLGPEYISSRMAGGGQKVSYIEGHRVINLANEMFGYNGWAHSITQQNVDFVDLNNGKFYVGVCAFVRVQLKDGSYHEDVGYGVSEGLKSKALSLEKARKEAVTDGLKRALRSFGNALGNCILDKDYLRSLNKLPRQPPLEVDLSNAKRQDFEPSVEQARYSSCQQNATLEPPKAQEVTSPCRLSHSAGPHAMTQGDKESSSRSLAPGTAESEATLQRKLRQKQLQQQFREQMERQQRAATSALPAGRTDQAQPPLVPAAKPSLPRTHSPPEPLTQRDLLPDSLEMWDMALDAEDSVLRPLLKPEPPQTPAISVLKNHMETQNRIPPSLCHQNPQAQSGPWHLQTPSLNQHTTGDCDSSRKNQDMKKRKLDPP; from the exons ATGTCCGGGACTGAGGAAGCAGTCCTTGGAGGCCATGACAGCCGGCCTGCCGGTGGCAGCCCCGTGTTATGCTTCGGTCAG TACCAGTACACAGTGGAAGAACACCAGGCTATCCAGAACGCCCTGAGGCAAAGGCTGGGCCCAGAGTACATCAGTAGCCGCATGGCTGGAGGAGGCCAGAAG GTGTCTTACATCGAGGGTCACAGGGTCATTAATCTGGCCAATGAAATGTTTGGCTACAACGGCTGGGCGCACTCCATCACACAGCAGAACGTGG ATTTTGTTGACCTTAACAATGGCAAGTTCTACGTGGGCGTCTGTGCGTTTGTGCGAGTCCAGCTGAAG GATGGCTCATATCATGAAGACGTGGGCTACGGTGTCAGCGAGGGCCTCAAGTCAAAGGCCTTGTCCTTGGAGAAGGCCAGGAAGGAGGCAGTAACAGATGGGCTGAAGCGGGCGCTGAG AAGTTTTGGGAATGCACTTGGAAACTGTATTCTGGACAAAGACTATCTGAGGTCACTGAACAAGCTTCCACGCCAG CCGCCTCTTGAAGTGGATTTAAGTAACGCAAAGAGACAAGATTTTGAACCATCTGTTGAACAAGCCAGATATAGCAGCTGCCAACAGAATGCGACTCTGGAACCCCCTAAAGCCCAGGAGGTGACCTCACCTTGCAGACTGAGCCACTCAGCTGGCCCCCATGCTATGACGCAGGGGGACAAGGAGAGCAGCTCCAG AAGCCTGGCCCCTGGTACCGCAGAGAGCGAAGCCACGCTCCAGCGGAAGCTCCGGCagaagcagctgcagcagcagttcCGCGAACAGATGGAGAGACAGCAGCGGGCCGCCACCTCTGCTCTGCCCGCCGGAAGGACCGACCAGG CGCAGCCGCCACTGGTGCCTGCTGCCAAGCCCAGCCTCCCCAGGACCCACTCACCTCCAGAGCCACTCACCCAGAGAGACCTGCTCCCAG ACAGTCTTGAAATGTGGGACATGGCTTTGGATGCAGAGGACAGCGTGCTCAGGCCCTTGTTGAAACCAGAACCACCGCAGACCCCTGCCATCTCGGTCCTAAAGAACCACATGGAGACCCAGAACAGGATCCCACCAAGCCTTTGCCACCAGAATCCACAGGCACAGTCTGGACCCTGGCACCTCCAAACTCCCAGCCTTAACCAACACACCACAG gcgACTGTGATTCCTCTAGGAAGAATCAGgacatgaagaaaaggaaactggaTCCACCTTAA